TCAGCGGTGCCGCCCATAGATTTTGACTGATGAAAACCATCAGCACACCCCATATTGTCTTCATTTTAACATCCTAAATTCTTGCTTATTGATTGATTTATAACACATCACTATGCATTAAAAAAGCCAGCAGATGCTGGCTTTTTTAATCAATATTCTATCGATGAGTATGAATCGACATAACAATCCCCATGCCTGCCAGCATCGAAATTACTGCCGTTCCTCCATAACTCATAAGCGGTAATGGGTCACCTGTTACAGGTAAAATCCCACTGACCATGCCTGAATTTAAGAACACGAAGAAGAAGAACGTTAATCCCATAGCACCTGCATATAAACGCCCAAAGTTATGAAAACTTTGCATACCAATAATCAGGCAACGAATAATAATTGCAGCAAACAAACTGAAGAGTAAAAATACACCAATAAAGCCAAATTCTTCTGCATAAGTTGACATGATAAAGTCAGTATGGTGCTCTGGCAGATAACCCAAATGCGACTGGGTACCATTCGAGTAACCTTTACCAGTCACTCCACCTGAACCAATGGCAATTTTGGACTGAATAATATTCCATCCCGCACCCAAAGCATCAGATTCGGGATCGAACAAAGTTAAAATACGTTTCTTTTGATATTCCTGTAATAAGAACATCCATAACAGCGGTACAGCCAGTGCAAATACTGTCAATGCCCCAATAATAAGACGCCAAGACATACCACTTAAGAACAGTACAAAAATACCCGGAATAATCAAACCAATATTTAAGTCGGGCTGTAATGCCACCAGTACAAACGGCACACCCAATAATATCAAGGCAACAAAAATATGGATGAGTTTAGGCGGAAATGGACGCTGCGAAAAATACCATGCCATCATCAGTGGCATCGCAAACTTCATGACTTCACTTGGCTGCATACTGCCAATACCTGGCAACGTGATCCAACGTTTTGCACCCAAGCGCGTTTCACCAATCACAAATACCAGTAACAGCATAAAAATACCGAACAAGTAAAAGTATGGACTAATCGCCTGATAGACCTTCGGAGGAACTTGAGCGCACAGGAACATAACAATGAACCCAACACCAAAACTGATCGCTTGGCGCACCACCATGCCTGAGTTTTCAGAGGTCGCACTATAAACCACCATCAAACCCAATGCTGCATTCAATAACAAAAAACAGAGCAACCACGGATCAAGGTGCAGCTTGGTCCACTTTGAAGAATCGTGTTTAATACTCAATCCATCTCGTGCGGATTGTCGTAAAAAACGATACTGCTGTGAAGGTATCATTCGCTGAAAACTATTTAAATTAACAATAGCGAAATTATAAGTGAAAGAACACTTGAATTGAGCACAATGTCTCAATTAATTCTGTAGTTTTGGTTTTTAAATTGCTTGCGCAGTGAGAATCAGTTTTGCTAACTCTAAGTCTTCAGGATAGGTAATTTTAATATTGTCCGAACGACCATTCACCACAACAACTTTTTCGCCAATATGTTCAAGTGCTGAGGCTTCATCGGTAATGGTAGCACCATCTGTCAAAGCCTGCTCAATTGCTCGCTTTAATGTTCCCAGCTTCGCCATTTGTGGCGTTTGCGCTTGCCATAATGTTGAACGGTCAACTGTTTCTTGAATGTCGTGACCTTCTACAACGCGCTTTAATGTATCTCGAACTGGAATTGCGAGAATAGCAGCCTGATTGTGTGTCGTTGCAGTCTCAACCAAGGCTTGAAGACACTCAAGACTTACACAAGGTCGTGCAGCATCATGCACAAATACCCAATCATCTGATGATGCAATTTCAGATAAATAATTCAGTGCATTTAAAACTGAATGTACCCGTTCAGCACCACCCTGACAGAAATGTGCCTTTTCGATATTTTTCAAAGGAAGTGTTTGAGCGACATGATCTTGCTGACCAATCGCCAGCACATAACCCATTAAAGGCAATTGAGTCAGACGTGCAATCGTATGCTCAAGAACCGTTTGTTCCTGAATCATTTGATATTGTTTGAGTTCAGTTTTAGAGAAGCGACTTCCCGAACCTGCTGCAGGAATAATGGCCCATAATTTATGGGGTTGTTGGTTCATCAGCAGACTCATTGGTACGTAAATCGACTTTAGAATTCGGATTTAAATAAATAGGACTATATTGAGTACTGATGGTACTCATTTGTAAGAATGTTTCGTGTGGTTTAATCAGACCGAGGTCCAATCGTGCGTGTTCTTCGATGGCTTCAACCCCATTTTTAAGATCATACACTTCAGCCGCAAGAACGCGATTACGCTCTTTTAGGTCTTGATTTAGCTCAACTTGCTGTTGAATTTTCTGTGCCAGTTTCTGATGATCTTGATAACCACCTTCACCAAACCAGTATAAATATTGAAACCCTGCGATCAAAAAGATCGCAAGGCCCAACAGTACTTTACTCGCTTTGGAGTCGAATACATCTAACATAAACATGCGTGCTTAGTTCAAACCTTTGAACTCAGCTTTACCGCGATATGCAGCTTTAGTCAATTCTTCAATACGAAGTAATTGGTTATATTTCGCTACACGGTCAGAACGGCAAAGTGAACCAGTTTTGATTTGACCTGCACCAGTACCGACTGCAAGATCTGCAATTGTAGAATCTTCAGTTTCGCCAGAACGGTGAGAAATAACAGTAGAGTAACCATTTGCTTTCGCAAGATAGATCGCATCTAAAGTTTCAGTCAATGTACCGATTTGGTTGTACTTGATCAGGATTGAGTTACCAACTTTTTCGTTGATACCACGTTGAAGGATCTTCGGATTTGTAACGAACAAATCATCCCCAACCAATTGAATCTTGTCGCCAAGAATAGAAGTCAGGTAAGACCAACCTTCCCAATCAGATTCGTCCAAACCATCTTCAATTGAGATAATTGGATATTGCTTAACAAGACCTGCAAGGTAGTCAGCGAATTGGTTGCTTGTGAATGCTTTGTTGCCTTCACCTGCAAGGATGTATTGACCATCTTTGTAGAATTCTGAAGATGCGCAGTCAAGTGCCAACATGATGTCAGAACCTGCTTTGTAACCTGTTTGCTCAATTGCAGAAAGGATCACAGTGATTGCTTCTTCATTAGAACGTAGGTTTGGCGCGAAACCACCTTCATCACCTACTGCAGTATTTAAACCTTGTTTCTTCAAAACTGATTTTAAAGAATGGAAAATTTCGGCACCGGCACGAAGTGCTTCAGAGAATGAAGTGAAACCAACAGGCTCAATCATGAATTCTTGAATATCAACAGTGTTGTCTGCGTGAGCACCACCGTTCAAGATGTTCATCATTGGAACAGGCATGGTTAAAATGCTGTTGTTACGAAGGTCTGCGATGTATTGGAAAAGAGGAATTTTCTTTTCATCAGCAGCAGCACGCGCAGCAGCTAAAGATACTGCTAGAGTTGCGTTCGCACCTAGTTTTTCTTTATTTTCAGTACCGTCAAGCGCGATCATTGTGTTATCAATGTCTTTTTGTTCGAATACTGATTTACCAAGTAAAGCATCACGGATTACAGTGTTTACATTGTTAACCGCTGTTTTAACGCCTTTACCTAAATAACGCGCTTTGTCGCCATCACGAAGTTCTAAAGCTTCACGAGAACCAGTTGAAGCACCAGATGGTGCACATGCACGGCCAACTACGCCAGATGCTAAGATTACGTCTGCTTCGATGGTAGGGTTACCACGAGAGTCCAAAATTTCACGTGCACGAATGTCAACGATTTGGCTCATGAACAATTCCTCAGTTAATTAAAAGAGCTGCGGTTTAAAGGCAGCTCAAGGGGGTACATTCTTAGTGTGTATCTAACTTTTTGAAACCTTTGACCAAGGTATCGAGTTCTTTCAATTGTGCCAAAAAAGGCTCAAGTTGTGACATGCGCAGTGCACATGGACCATCACACTTGGCTTTTTCTGGATCTGGATGTGCTTCCAAGAACAAACCAGCAAGACCAGTTGCCATACCTGCACGCGCAAGTGTCGTAATTTGCGCACGGCGACCACCCGCAGAATCTGCACGGCCACCTGGAGTTTGCAAAGCATGGGTCACATCAAAGAACACAGGCACATTCATTTCTTTCATGATGTCAAAGCCCAACATGTCTACAACCAAGTTGTTGTAGCCAAATGCTGAACCACGCTCACAAAGGATCAGTTTGTCATTTCCTGCTTCCAAGCACTTATGCAAGATATGACGCATCTCATGTGGTGCAAGGAATTGTGCTTTTTTGATGTTAATAATGGCTTGCGTTTTTGCCATTGCTTCAACTAAATCAGTCTGACGACTTAAAAATGCTGGAAGCTGAATAATATCTGCAACTTCTGCCACAGGAGCCGCTTGGTACGGCTCATGCACATCGGTAATGATTGGCACATTGAAGTGTTTTTTAATGTCGGCTAACCACTCAATCCCTTTTTCGAGGCCTGGACCACGAAACGAGTTCAAGCTTGAACGGTTGGCTTTATCAAAGCTTGCTTTAAACACGTAAGGAATACCTAAACGTGTACAGATATCCACATAGGTCTCTGCAATTTCAAAAGCCAAGTCTTTAGACTCGAGTACGTTCATTCCGCCGAATAATACAAATGGCAAATGATTTGCCATTTGTATATCGCCTAAACGTACAATTTCTTGTGGTTTTAATTGCGACATTTAAACTTCCTAGTTGTGTCCTACAAATCCATTATTTGGTTTTTTGATACTGTTTTTTTGCAGCATCAATGAAACCCGCAAACAATGGATGACCATCACGTGGTGAACTTGTAAATTCTGGGTGGAATTGTACAGCAATAAACCAAGGATGTTGAGGAATTTCAACAGTTTCTACTAAACGTTGTACTGGTGAATAACCAGAAATCTTCATGCCTTTTTCTTCTAGGACAGGAATATAACGGTTGTTCATTTCGTAACGGTGACGATGACGTTCTACGATTTCATTTGAACCGTAAACTTGAGCAGTCTTTGTGCCTTCAACCAATTCAGATTTTTGAGCACCAAGACGCATAGTACCGCCAAGGTCAGAATCTGCTGAACGTTGTTGTACTTCACCACGTTCATCTAACCATTCAGTAATCAAACCAATCAATGGTGATTTGGTTGAACGATTAAATTCAGTTGAAGTTGCATCAGAAATACCCGCAACATTGCGTGCATATTCAATTACAGCCAACTGCATACCTAAACAAATACCCAAGAATGGCACACCGTTTTCACGTGCGTATTTGATGGCTTTCATTTTGCCTTCAGTACCACGTTCACCGAAACCACCTGGAACAAGAATCGCGTCAGCATCTTTCAATACTTCAGCTTCATCTAGGCTTTCAAGTTCTTCAGCATTGACATAGTCAATTTGAACTTTCACACGGTTTTGAATACCCGCATGCAAAAGCGCTTCGTTTACAGATTTATACGCATCTGGAAGTTCAACGTATTTACCAACCATTGCTACACGTACTGTGTATTCAGGGTTAAGTAATGCTTCAACCACGTTATCCCAATCTGTTAAATCAGCTTCAGGAAGGTCGTTATAACCAAAACGTTCACAAATTAAATCATCAACATTTTGTTCATAGAACGTACGTGGAATTTGGTAAATCGAACGTGCATCTTTACATACCACAACCGCACGCGCTTCAACATTCGTAAATAGCGCAATTTTGCGAGTTGTATCTGCATCTACATCGTGTTCAGTACGGCAGATTAAGATGTCTGGTTGAATACCAATTGAAAGCAACTCTTTCACTGAGTGTTGAGTTGGTTTAGTTTTTAACTCTTTTGCTGAGTTGATATAAGGTAACAACGTTAAGTGCATCAACATGGTACGTTTATGACCAAGTTCAACCATTAACTGACGTACAGATTCCATGAATGGGAGAGATTCGATGTCACCTACTGTACCGCCGATCTCAACGATCGCAACGTCATAACCTTCACCTGCGCGAAGTACACGTTCTTTAATATTGTCAGTAATGTGTGGAATAACTTGAACAGTACCACCAAGGTAATCACCACGACGTTCTTTGTTAAGAACATCCTGGTATACACGACCTGATGTAAAGTTATTCAATTTGGTCATTTTCGCACGACGTAAGAAACGTTCGTAGTAACCCAAGTCTAAATCTGTTTCAGCGCCGTCTTCAGTTACGAAAACTTCACCATGTTGGAATGGGCTCATTGTCCCTGGATCGACATTAATGTATGGATCCATTTTTACCATGGTCACTTTTAAACCACGAGCTTCTAAAAGTGCAGCAACAGAAGCAGCTGAAATACCTTTACCTAGTGATGAAACAACACCACCAGTAACGAAAATAAAATGGGTCATTGGGTTTCTCGTACAATCGAGCCTAAATCGGCCTGCAATGTTGCGCAATTTTACTTTACCTTGTGCCTAGAAAGCAAAGTCAATCCGCATCAATTCATAGAACAATAAACAATTGACTATTCTATCAGCATTTCGAGCAAAAAATTAGAGGCAGATAGGATGATTTCTATATTGTAATTTGCTGTTATAATGCACCTATCCAATCCACACTTTCGTTAGATGCAATGATGAATAAGAAACTTTTAATCTGTGGTGCTATTGCAACAGGCCTTTTAGTTACAGCATGTGTAAAAAAAGAAGCACCAAAGGAAGAAGAACAAGTTGAAGTAAGTGCAGCATCTGAAAATGAATCTGCAGAAGCAACAAAATTTGAAAATTTAGAACCTACTGAACAACAAGCACCTGAAGCTGACATTGAAGTAGTTGAAAATCAAAGAGAAAATCAAGCAGAAGCAGTTACTCCTGCACCAGAACCTAAACGTGAGCCAGCCACTCAAGCAGCACCAACAAATGTTGAAAAACCTGCTGTAGAAAAAGCACCAGTTGAAAAACTAGCTCAAGCGTCTACACCTAAAGTGAATACAGGCGCAGCTCAGTCT
This window of the Acinetobacter sp. NCu2D-2 genome carries:
- the rodA gene encoding rod shape-determining protein RodA, with the translated sequence MIPSQQYRFLRQSARDGLSIKHDSSKWTKLHLDPWLLCFLLLNAALGLMVVYSATSENSGMVVRQAISFGVGFIVMFLCAQVPPKVYQAISPYFYLFGIFMLLLVFVIGETRLGAKRWITLPGIGSMQPSEVMKFAMPLMMAWYFSQRPFPPKLIHIFVALILLGVPFVLVALQPDLNIGLIIPGIFVLFLSGMSWRLIIGALTVFALAVPLLWMFLLQEYQKKRILTLFDPESDALGAGWNIIQSKIAIGSGGVTGKGYSNGTQSHLGYLPEHHTDFIMSTYAEEFGFIGVFLLFSLFAAIIIRCLIIGMQSFHNFGRLYAGAMGLTFFFFVFLNSGMVSGILPVTGDPLPLMSYGGTAVISMLAGMGIVMSIHTHR
- the ispD gene encoding 2-C-methyl-D-erythritol 4-phosphate cytidylyltransferase; the protein is MSLLMNQQPHKLWAIIPAAGSGSRFSKTELKQYQMIQEQTVLEHTIARLTQLPLMGYVLAIGQQDHVAQTLPLKNIEKAHFCQGGAERVHSVLNALNYLSEIASSDDWVFVHDAARPCVSLECLQALVETATTHNQAAILAIPVRDTLKRVVEGHDIQETVDRSTLWQAQTPQMAKLGTLKRAIEQALTDGATITDEASALEHIGEKVVVVNGRSDNIKITYPEDLELAKLILTAQAI
- a CDS encoding septum formation initiator family protein, with the protein product MLDVFDSKASKVLLGLAIFLIAGFQYLYWFGEGGYQDHQKLAQKIQQQVELNQDLKERNRVLAAEVYDLKNGVEAIEEHARLDLGLIKPHETFLQMSTISTQYSPIYLNPNSKVDLRTNESADEPTTP
- the eno gene encoding phosphopyruvate hydratase, with product MSQIVDIRAREILDSRGNPTIEADVILASGVVGRACAPSGASTGSREALELRDGDKARYLGKGVKTAVNNVNTVIRDALLGKSVFEQKDIDNTMIALDGTENKEKLGANATLAVSLAAARAAADEKKIPLFQYIADLRNNSILTMPVPMMNILNGGAHADNTVDIQEFMIEPVGFTSFSEALRAGAEIFHSLKSVLKKQGLNTAVGDEGGFAPNLRSNEEAITVILSAIEQTGYKAGSDIMLALDCASSEFYKDGQYILAGEGNKAFTSNQFADYLAGLVKQYPIISIEDGLDESDWEGWSYLTSILGDKIQLVGDDLFVTNPKILQRGINEKVGNSILIKYNQIGTLTETLDAIYLAKANGYSTVISHRSGETEDSTIADLAVGTGAGQIKTGSLCRSDRVAKYNQLLRIEELTKAAYRGKAEFKGLN
- the kdsA gene encoding 3-deoxy-8-phosphooctulonate synthase; protein product: MSQLKPQEIVRLGDIQMANHLPFVLFGGMNVLESKDLAFEIAETYVDICTRLGIPYVFKASFDKANRSSLNSFRGPGLEKGIEWLADIKKHFNVPIITDVHEPYQAAPVAEVADIIQLPAFLSRQTDLVEAMAKTQAIINIKKAQFLAPHEMRHILHKCLEAGNDKLILCERGSAFGYNNLVVDMLGFDIMKEMNVPVFFDVTHALQTPGGRADSAGGRRAQITTLARAGMATGLAGLFLEAHPDPEKAKCDGPCALRMSQLEPFLAQLKELDTLVKGFKKLDTH
- a CDS encoding CTP synthase, translating into MTHFIFVTGGVVSSLGKGISAASVAALLEARGLKVTMVKMDPYINVDPGTMSPFQHGEVFVTEDGAETDLDLGYYERFLRRAKMTKLNNFTSGRVYQDVLNKERRGDYLGGTVQVIPHITDNIKERVLRAGEGYDVAIVEIGGTVGDIESLPFMESVRQLMVELGHKRTMLMHLTLLPYINSAKELKTKPTQHSVKELLSIGIQPDILICRTEHDVDADTTRKIALFTNVEARAVVVCKDARSIYQIPRTFYEQNVDDLICERFGYNDLPEADLTDWDNVVEALLNPEYTVRVAMVGKYVELPDAYKSVNEALLHAGIQNRVKVQIDYVNAEELESLDEAEVLKDADAILVPGGFGERGTEGKMKAIKYARENGVPFLGICLGMQLAVIEYARNVAGISDATSTEFNRSTKSPLIGLITEWLDERGEVQQRSADSDLGGTMRLGAQKSELVEGTKTAQVYGSNEIVERHRHRYEMNNRYIPVLEEKGMKISGYSPVQRLVETVEIPQHPWFIAVQFHPEFTSSPRDGHPLFAGFIDAAKKQYQKTK